A stretch of the Ischnura elegans chromosome 13 unlocalized genomic scaffold, ioIscEleg1.1 SUPER_13_unloc_3, whole genome shotgun sequence genome encodes the following:
- the LOC124172812 gene encoding zinc finger protein 271-like, with the protein MKNTTLFHLAEFPMMASVVSNIQPPKTVGDITTVSDVGSRGGCDAPNIPNELRLVTIIKKERSGSETVVGQEEETSNCVIKNSGNGFGSDANSYYCFLCRDGFDTKNELINHIEIHFGVSSVEIDAESSMGRDESVETPVSSGECTEHIEIYFGVSDLEIKPESSVAQDASFKTPLSGGYSNSSCGVSGVEIDAESSMGRDESVETPVSSCECTEHIENHFGFSDFEIKPESSVAQDASFKTPLSSGYSNSSCGVSGVEIAAESSMGRDESVETPVSSGECTEHKEINFGVSDLEIKRKSSVAQDEYFKTPIYSGDSDNSCGVSGVEIDAESSMGRDESVETPVSSGECTEHIENHFGFSDLEIKPESSVAQDESFKTPISSGDSDNSCDVSGVEIDAESSIGRDESVETPVSSGECTEHIENHFGFSDLEIKPESSVAQDESFKTPLPSGCSNSSCELISSKALREQRLTADKIKSFSIPDDGQCDGKHITEFKSEIDEAKETGDGGTSGCDAPYLPNTLRCVRVINKRMIGTEAVMGDKEEPSNCLNKNVGNSFGSNENSYNCFHCRDGFDTKNELVDHIKIHSSVSSLEIDSESSMERDESLETPVSSGECNGSNEPSTTFSLKQLKSGRQVLGQKGNGDLNKISGRISEKDNVRSSLVVDGKSRSESVSSTSSSDNENILHDVSARTNDESYACGLCFKFFTEITFLKRHMNTHAQEKLYPCKACNKSFSYSSSLKIHMRSHTGVKSFSCNECLRSFSVKSVLDIHMRTHSGERPYACSVCGKYFATASNLTKHKRTHIGETLSMRNMPQVFP; encoded by the coding sequence ATGAAGAACACCACATTGTTCCATCTTGCTGAATTCCCGATGATGGCCAGTGTCGTATCAAATATTCAACCACCTAAAACCGTAGGCGACATAACCACAGTGAGTGATGTTGGGAGTAGAGGGGGTTGTGATGCACCGAATATCCCAAATGAACTAAGACTTGTCACAATCATTAAGAAGGAAAGATCTGGCTCAGAGACAGTCGTTGGACAGGAAGAAGAGACAAGTAATTGCGTAATCAAAAATTCTGGAAATGGTTTCGGATCAGATGCAAATTCATATTACTGCTTCCTCTGCAGAGACGGATTTGATACAAAAAATGAACTCATTAAccatattgaaattcattttggtGTCAGCAGTGTGGAAATTGATGCAGAATCATCCATGGGAAGAGATGAGTCTGTGGAAACCCCTGTATCAAGTGGTGAATGTACAGAacacatagaaatttattttggtgtCAGTGATTTGGAAATTAAACCAGAATCATCAGTTGCACAAGATGCGTCTTTCAAAACCCCTTTATCTGGTGGATACAGTAATAGTTCTTGTGGTGTCAGCGGCGTGGAAATTGATGCAGAATCATCTATGGGAAGAGATGAGTCTGTGGAAACCCCTGTATCAAGTTGTGAATGTACAGAACACATCGAAAATCATTTTGGTTTCAGCGATTTCGAAATTAAACCAGAATCATCAGTTGCACAAGATGCGTCCTTCAAAACCCCTTTATCTAGTGGATACAGTAATAGTTCTTGTGGTGTCAGCGGCGTGGAAATTGCTGCAGAATCATCCATGGGAAGAGATGAGTCTGTGGAAACCCCTGTATCTAGTGGTGAATGTACAGAACACAAGGAAATTAACTTCGGTGTCAGCGATTTGGAAATTAAACGAAAATCATCAGTTGCACAAGATGAGTATTTCAAAACCCCTATATATAGTGGAGACAGTGATAATTCTTGTGGTGTCAGCGGTGTGGAAATTGATGCAGAATCATCTATGGGAAGAGATGAGTCTGTGGAAACCCCTGTATCAAGTGGTGAATGTACAGAACACATCGAAAATCATTTTGGTTTCAGCGATTTGGAAATTAAACCAGAATCATCAGTTGCACAAGATGAGTCTTTCAAAACCCCTATATCTAGTGGAGACAGTGATAATTCTTGTGATGTCAGCGGTGTGGAAATTGATGCAGAATCATCTATTGGAAGAGATGAGTCTGTAGAAACCCCTGTATCAAGTGGTGAATGTACAGAACACATCGAAAATCATTTTGGTTTCAGCGATTTGGAAATTAAACCAGAATCATCAGTTGCACAAGATGAGTCTTTCAAAACCCCTTTACCTAGTGGATGCAGTAATAGTTCTTGTGAGCTCATCTCCTCCAAGGCTTTAAGGGAGCAGAGACTAACTGCTGATAAAATTAAATCCTTTTCAATTCCTGATGATGGGCAGTGTGATGGGAAACATATTACGGAATTTAAAAGCGAAATAGACGAAGCCAAAGAGACTGGTGATGGGGGTACAAGTGGTTGTGATGCGCCATATTTGCCAAATACCCTTAGATGTGTCAGAGTCATTAATAAGAGAATGATTGGCACAGAGGCAGTCATGGGGGACAAAGAAGAGCCAAGTAATTGCTTAAACAAAAATGTTGGAAATAGTTTCGGATCAAATGAAAATTCCTATAATTGCTTCCACTGCAGAGACGGATTCGATACCAAAAATGAACTCGTTGACCATATTAAAATTCATTCTAGTGTCAGCAGTTTGGAAATTGATTCAGAATCATCCATGGAAAGAGATGAGTCTCTGGAAACTCCTGTATCAAGTGGTGAATGTAATGGTTCGAATGAGCCCTCCACCACCTTCAGTTTAAAACAACTGAAGAGTGGGAGACAAGTCCTGGGGCAAAAAGGAAACGGGGATCTAAATAAGATCTCTGGAAGAATTTCGGAGAAGGACAATGTGAGGAGTAGTCTTGTTGTAGATGGGAAATCACGCTCAGAAAGTGTCTCCTCAACGTCCTCCTCTGATAATGAAAACATCCTCCATGATGTGTCTGCAAGGACAAATGACGAATCTTACGCGTGCGGTTTATGCTTCAAGTTTTTCACTGAAATTACCTTCCTGAAAAGGCACATGAATACTCATGCCCAAGAAAAACTTTATCCATGTAAGGCTTGCAACAAATCTTTCTCTTATAGTAGTAGCCTTAAAATTCACATGCGAAGCCACACCGGAGTGAAGTCTTTTTCGTGTAACGAATGTTTAAGATCTTTCTCTGTAAAGAGCGTGCTCGACATCCACATGAGAACACACTCAGGAGAAAGGCCTTACGCATGTAGTGTGTGTGGTAAGTACTTTGCCACCGCCAGCAACCTCACCAAACACAAACGAACTCACATTGGAGAAACCTTATCTATGCGTAATATGCCGCAGGTCTTTCCGTAA
- the LOC124172813 gene encoding zinc finger protein 2 homolog, with amino-acid sequence MRRHTGEKPFPCSICSQSFSERSSLKVHMRVHTQERPYSCGICGKSFSQVSNFNKHQRVHTGEKPFACNECKKTFSDKRTLTTHLRLHTGERPYPCGVCPKAFNSSSNLSTHARIHTGERPFSCSVCGKRFTQRVALNNHTRIHTGERPFSCKFCGKSFANRSSLASHLRNHTGEKPYACGECGKTFGQRGSLTQHMRTYAGEKHYSCGICRKSFAQIALFDSHQRIHSEEKPLSCRECGKSFSSRSNLGKHVRLHRGERPHKCVTCAKSFTTRTCLSIHMRCHTGERPFFCTVCSKRFTLRGSLRNHMRIHTGERPFSCKFCDKSFANSSSLARHLRSHTGEKPFACGHCGKCFRQKGNLAYHIRAHMKKIQ; translated from the coding sequence ATGAGGAGACATACAGGGGAGAAACCATTTCCATGCAGCATTTGTTCCCAGTCATTTTCCGAGAGGAGCAGCCTTAAGGTACACATGCGCGTGCACACACAGGAAAGGCCTTATTCCTGTGGAATTTGCGGCAAATCCTTCAGCCAAGTGTCGAACTTCAACAAACACCAGCGAGttcacacgggagagaaaccttttgCGTGCAACGAATGCAAAAAAACTTTCTCCGACAAGAGGACGCTCACCACACACTTACGTTTGCATACAGGAGAGAGGCCTTACCCGTGTGGCGTGTGTCCCAAGGCGTTCAATTCGAGCAGCAACCTCTCCACGCACGCGCGCATCCACACTGGAGAAAGGCCTTTTTCGTGCAGCGTCTGCGGCAAGCGTTTCACCCAGAGGGTTGCCCTAAACAACCACACGCGCATTCACACTGGGGAAAGACCTTTTTCGTGCAAGTTTTGCGGCAAGAGTTTCGCCAACAGATCCAGTCTCGCCTCGCACTTGAGGAaccacacgggagagaaaccctACGCTTGCGGCGAGTGCGGGAAGACCTTCGGCCAGAGGGGCAGCCTCACGCAACACATGCGCACTTACGCGGGGGAGAAACATTATTCCTGCGGAATTTGCCGCAAATCCTTTGCGCAAATAGCTCTCTTCGACAGTCACCAGCGGATTCACTCCGAGGAGAAGCCCTTGTCGTGCAGGGAGTGCGGAAAGTCTTTCTCTTCGAGGAGCAACCTCGGAAAACATGTGCGTTTGCACAGGGGAGAGAGGCCTCATAAATGCGTCACGTGTGCCAAGTCGTTCACTACGAGAACCTGCCTCTCCATACACATGCGTTGTCACACGGGGGAAAGGCCGTTTTTTTGCACCGTCTGCAGCAAGCGTTTCACCCTGAGGGGTAGCCTGCGCAACCACATGCGCATCCACACGGGGGAAAGGCCTTTTTCGTGCAAGTTTTGCGACAAGAGTTTCGCCAACAGCTCCAGTCTCGCCAGGCATTTGCGGT